The proteins below are encoded in one region of Aquisphaera giovannonii:
- a CDS encoding XdhC family protein gives MREILRALVQSLQAGREAIVCQVVETRGSTPQKAGAMMIVDPEGGQVGTLGGGCVENEVKQKAIRHIGTPGAAIQSFVLDHDYAWADGLICGGKMVALVECVRGDAALAYFRAEMGLLERGEGFTEAIVVEPDRAGIPAMGRRFLITPEGEIAGSWPDGPTPDGLKSRAASLADRPRPEVRGGVAWIPSLPRVRLVIVGAGHVGQAVAELAAKADFDVWVVDDRAQFANAERFPAAQRILVGPIEDVLRNLEVTPQTYCLIVTRGHGHDQEALHHLAPTPAPYVGLIGSRRKIRLIFESLVESGISRDVLDRVAAPVGLEIGSQTVSEIAVSIVAELIARRNLGRKGQSPSSRPLGPA, from the coding sequence ATGCGAGAGATCCTCAGAGCCCTGGTCCAGTCGCTTCAGGCGGGTCGCGAGGCGATCGTCTGCCAGGTCGTGGAGACTCGAGGTTCCACGCCTCAGAAGGCCGGCGCGATGATGATCGTCGATCCCGAGGGCGGCCAGGTTGGTACGCTCGGAGGGGGCTGCGTCGAGAACGAGGTGAAGCAGAAGGCAATCCGCCACATCGGGACGCCCGGCGCGGCGATCCAGTCCTTCGTGCTCGACCACGACTACGCCTGGGCCGACGGCCTCATCTGCGGCGGCAAGATGGTGGCGCTGGTCGAATGCGTCCGCGGCGACGCGGCGTTGGCCTACTTCCGAGCCGAAATGGGTCTCCTCGAGCGGGGTGAGGGGTTCACCGAGGCCATCGTCGTGGAACCGGATCGGGCCGGGATTCCAGCGATGGGGCGGCGGTTCCTGATCACGCCCGAAGGCGAGATCGCCGGGAGCTGGCCCGACGGGCCCACGCCCGATGGACTGAAATCGCGGGCGGCCTCGCTCGCGGACCGGCCGCGGCCGGAGGTTCGCGGCGGCGTGGCCTGGATCCCGAGCCTGCCGCGGGTGCGTTTGGTCATCGTCGGTGCCGGTCACGTCGGGCAGGCCGTGGCCGAACTGGCCGCGAAGGCCGACTTTGACGTGTGGGTCGTCGACGACCGGGCCCAGTTCGCGAACGCGGAGCGATTCCCGGCGGCGCAACGGATCCTCGTCGGTCCGATCGAGGACGTACTCCGCAATTTGGAAGTGACCCCTCAGACTTACTGCTTGATCGTGACCCGGGGTCATGGGCACGACCAGGAGGCCCTCCACCACCTGGCCCCGACGCCGGCCCCCTACGTCGGGCTGATCGGGAGTCGCCGAAAGATCCGCCTCATCTTCGAAAGCCTCGTGGAGTCCGGGATCTCCCGGGACGTGCTGGATCGCGTCGCGGCGCCGGTCGGCCTGGAGATCGGGTCGCAGACCGTGTCCGAGATCGCCGTCAGCATCGTGGCCGAGCTGATCGCGCGGAGGAATCTCGGTCGGAAAGGACAGTCCCCGTCATCACGACCCCTAGGCCCTGCATGA
- a CDS encoding NTP transferase domain-containing protein yields the protein MTPRRLDAIVPAAGESCRLGRPKLLLPFDGLPLIARVVTALRDGGNDRVVVVSPPMDSPEGPALAEAARAAGAVVIAPAERPREMRGSVQAGIEWLSRSGPPAAAMLTPGDSPGLTAHVVRQVRDRWEESPRSIAVGVAGGRRVHPTILPWDILEEVPLLPEGQGVNAALRVHEARLVSVPLDCPELAEDLDTPDDLDAWRTRLGERPPNSMTVTVRLFAVARQRSGRPEIAIEVPRDATVGLLRDAIARQHPELSEIAARVAIAVDDEYASDGHPISAGSRVAIIPPVSGGECP from the coding sequence ATGACCCCTCGCAGACTCGACGCCATCGTCCCGGCCGCCGGTGAAAGTTGCCGCCTGGGTCGTCCCAAGCTGCTCCTGCCATTCGACGGGCTGCCGCTCATCGCCAGGGTGGTGACGGCGCTCCGCGACGGCGGGAACGACAGGGTCGTGGTCGTGTCACCCCCCATGGATTCGCCGGAGGGCCCCGCACTGGCCGAGGCCGCGCGTGCGGCCGGGGCCGTGGTGATCGCCCCGGCCGAACGCCCCCGCGAGATGCGTGGCTCAGTCCAGGCCGGGATCGAGTGGTTGAGTCGGTCCGGGCCACCGGCCGCGGCCATGCTGACGCCAGGCGATTCCCCCGGCCTGACTGCCCATGTCGTGCGCCAGGTTCGCGATCGATGGGAGGAGTCTCCTCGGTCGATCGCCGTTGGCGTCGCCGGTGGCAGGCGAGTCCACCCGACGATCCTCCCCTGGGACATCCTTGAGGAAGTGCCCCTCCTGCCCGAAGGCCAGGGGGTGAATGCGGCCTTGCGGGTCCATGAAGCCCGGCTCGTGTCAGTTCCCCTAGATTGCCCGGAGCTGGCCGAGGACCTGGACACTCCGGATGACCTCGACGCGTGGCGCACGCGACTGGGCGAGCGTCCGCCGAATTCGATGACCGTCACGGTCCGGCTGTTCGCCGTCGCCCGGCAGCGATCGGGTCGGCCGGAGATTGCGATCGAAGTCCCTCGCGATGCGACGGTCGGCCTGCTTCGCGACGCCATCGCGCGGCAGCATCCCGAGCTCTCCGAGATTGCGGCCAGGGTCGCGATCGCCGTCGACGACGAGTATGCGAGCGATGGCCACCCCATCTCGGCCGGCTCTCGCGTCGCCATCATCCCGCCGGTCAGCGGAGGGGAATGCCCATGA
- a CDS encoding molybdenum cofactor biosynthesis protein MoaE, which produces MIEITDSPLDHAAITDGVRSKAAGAVCSFLGTVREMTGARRTLTLDYEAYREMALKKMAELESEARARWPILEIALVHRVGRLDLGEISVVVAVSTPHRSDSFEACRWLIDTLKDVVPIWKRETWADGTEEWVHPGLNAT; this is translated from the coding sequence ATGATCGAGATCACCGATTCCCCGCTCGACCACGCGGCCATCACCGACGGGGTCCGCTCGAAGGCAGCCGGTGCCGTGTGCAGCTTCCTCGGGACGGTCCGGGAGATGACCGGAGCCAGGCGTACCCTCACGCTGGACTACGAGGCCTATCGGGAGATGGCCCTCAAGAAGATGGCGGAGCTCGAGTCCGAGGCCCGGGCGCGGTGGCCGATCCTCGAGATCGCCCTCGTGCACCGCGTGGGCCGCCTCGACCTGGGCGAGATTAGCGTCGTCGTCGCGGTCAGCACGCCTCATCGGAGCGATTCATTCGAAGCATGCCGATGGCTGATCGACACGCTCAAGGACGTGGTCCCGATCTGGAAGCGGGAGACCTGGGCGGACGGCACCGAAGAGTGGGTCCATCCGGGATTGAACGCGACTTGA
- the moaA gene encoding GTP 3',8-cyclase MoaA gives MDENGHTLVDGFGRRHNNLRISVTDRCNIRCVYCMPENPAFLEREQLLSFEEIERFVRVVVPMGIDKIRLTGGEPLVRKGLPGLVESLSAIPGVRDIGLTTNGILLGPMAAALWEAGLRRINVSLDTLDPGRFFEITRRPGVEKVVEGILAAKAAGFHPVKVNAVAMKGVTEADIIPLARLAREHGLEIRFIEYMPLDGGTWERGKVLFAAEILETLAREFGPLAPAEHQDPRAPAMDYDYLDGGGRVGLIASVSRPFCMSCNRIRLTSDGRLRNCLFALDETDIRRLLRGGAGDDEIATVVRDSVRGKWEGHEINSSRFIQPERLMHSIGG, from the coding sequence ATGGACGAAAACGGCCATACTCTGGTAGACGGCTTCGGCCGTAGGCACAACAACCTGCGGATCAGCGTGACGGACCGCTGCAACATCCGCTGCGTCTACTGCATGCCCGAGAATCCCGCGTTCCTGGAGCGGGAACAGCTCCTGAGTTTCGAGGAGATCGAGCGCTTCGTCCGCGTCGTCGTGCCGATGGGCATCGACAAGATCCGCCTGACCGGGGGGGAGCCCCTGGTGCGCAAGGGGCTGCCCGGGCTGGTGGAAAGTCTCTCGGCCATTCCGGGGGTCAGGGATATCGGGCTGACGACGAACGGCATCCTCCTCGGCCCGATGGCCGCGGCGCTCTGGGAAGCCGGGCTGCGTCGCATCAACGTGAGCCTGGACACCCTCGATCCGGGCCGGTTCTTCGAGATCACCAGGCGACCGGGCGTGGAGAAGGTCGTCGAGGGGATCCTCGCGGCGAAGGCGGCCGGCTTCCACCCCGTCAAGGTGAATGCCGTCGCCATGAAGGGGGTCACGGAGGCGGACATCATCCCGTTGGCCCGGCTAGCCCGCGAGCACGGCCTGGAGATCCGGTTCATCGAGTACATGCCGCTCGACGGCGGCACCTGGGAGCGCGGCAAGGTCCTGTTCGCGGCGGAAATCCTCGAGACGCTCGCCCGGGAGTTCGGTCCCCTGGCACCGGCCGAGCATCAGGACCCCCGCGCACCCGCGATGGATTACGACTACCTCGACGGCGGTGGCCGCGTAGGGCTGATCGCCTCGGTGAGCCGCCCTTTCTGCATGAGCTGCAACCGGATCCGCCTGACGTCCGACGGCCGGCTCCGCAACTGCCTGTTTGCCCTCGACGAGACCGACATCCGGCGGTTGCTACGAGGCGGGGCCGGCGATGACGAGATCGCCACCGTGGTCAGGGATTCGGTGCGAGGCAAGTGGGAGGGACACGAGATCAACTCGTCGAGATTCATCCAGCCCGAGCGTTTGATGCACTCGATCGGAGGATGA
- a CDS encoding amidohydrolase family protein: METMDAMTRREALQVAAASALAVPKISLDEAAPAAAIIDTHVHLWDLKTFRLPWIERGSPLDSSYTPADYAAATAGLGVVKAVYMEVDVEPAQQGLEARTISELCRRGGTPIVAAVISGRPADESFADYIKPLASDTSIKGVRQVLHGGGTPPGYCLAASFVRGIRLLGELGLSFDLCMRADELGDGLKLIEACPGTQFILDHCGNPEVYGADLGPWKKGLAAIAGRPNVACKVSGIVASTKGHDWKPEDLAPIINHVLDCFGPDRVVFGGDWPVCTLGAPLSRWVEALREVVRARIEADRRKLFHDNAVRVYKLDR, from the coding sequence ATGGAGACGATGGATGCGATGACCAGGCGCGAGGCGCTCCAAGTCGCCGCGGCGTCGGCCTTGGCCGTACCTAAAATCAGCCTGGACGAGGCCGCGCCCGCCGCAGCGATCATCGACACTCACGTCCACCTCTGGGACCTGAAGACGTTCCGGCTGCCCTGGATCGAACGCGGCTCGCCGCTCGATTCCAGCTATACTCCGGCCGATTACGCCGCCGCAACGGCTGGCCTGGGCGTCGTCAAGGCCGTCTACATGGAGGTGGACGTCGAGCCGGCTCAGCAAGGCCTGGAGGCCCGGACGATCTCGGAGCTCTGCCGCCGGGGCGGAACGCCGATCGTCGCGGCCGTGATCTCCGGACGGCCGGCGGATGAGTCGTTCGCGGACTACATCAAGCCGCTCGCGTCGGACACGTCGATCAAGGGGGTCCGCCAGGTCCTGCACGGCGGAGGTACGCCACCGGGCTATTGCCTCGCCGCGTCATTCGTCCGCGGAATCCGGCTTCTGGGGGAACTCGGGTTGAGCTTCGATCTGTGCATGAGGGCCGACGAACTGGGAGACGGCCTTAAGTTGATCGAGGCCTGCCCCGGGACCCAGTTCATCCTAGACCATTGCGGGAACCCCGAAGTGTATGGCGCCGATCTCGGGCCATGGAAGAAAGGCCTGGCCGCAATCGCCGGGCGGCCGAACGTGGCCTGCAAGGTCTCGGGGATCGTCGCTTCCACCAAGGGGCACGACTGGAAGCCCGAGGATCTGGCCCCGATCATCAATCACGTCCTCGACTGCTTCGGGCCGGACCGCGTCGTCTTCGGCGGAGATTGGCCCGTCTGCACGCTCGGGGCTCCGCTGTCCCGATGGGTCGAGGCGCTCCGCGAGGTGGTCCGCGCCCGGATCGAGGCGGATCGCCGTAAATTGTTCCATGATAACGCCGTACGCGTCTACAAGTTGGACCGCTGA
- the menC gene encoding o-succinylbenzoate synthase, translating to MTATSPIERVVLTHVQVPLKQPLRTSEGEFTVKDAILVTLETASEVAAGESSPLAGDLGVTAGTPEQCWKLLSEAIAPSLLGFSFSTTEEIGAIASGWPGGGPAAAGAETALWDLLGQSHRVTVAQLLGAIDEQIRLGVQSGLGLGSFPSIVELLRSIETHLVEGFRRVRIRISPGSDVEVVRAVRQHFGDIPLMVDANGAYSSRDIDVLRALDEFDLLMIEQPMKPGDIEGMIALQGQISTPICIDESAGTMEQTTEAIRLGACRIVNLKIQRVGGLGPARAIHDLCFQHGIACWVGSTPELGLGQSFGLHLATLANCKYPTGVQPSARWFVDDCIAPALELSSPGLFSIPQRPGVGYQVDQQKLRRYQVRQAEFTSRTTG from the coding sequence ATGACGGCGACAAGTCCCATCGAGCGCGTCGTGCTGACGCACGTTCAGGTCCCCCTCAAGCAGCCTTTGAGGACTTCCGAGGGTGAATTCACCGTCAAGGACGCCATCCTCGTCACCCTGGAGACGGCGTCCGAGGTGGCTGCCGGCGAGAGCTCGCCCCTGGCGGGTGACCTGGGAGTCACAGCCGGCACGCCCGAGCAGTGCTGGAAGCTACTCAGCGAGGCGATCGCCCCGTCACTCCTCGGTTTTTCCTTCTCGACGACCGAGGAGATCGGCGCCATCGCATCCGGCTGGCCGGGGGGCGGTCCCGCCGCGGCCGGCGCCGAGACGGCGCTGTGGGACCTGCTCGGCCAGTCGCACAGGGTGACCGTCGCCCAGCTCCTGGGCGCGATCGATGAACAGATCCGCCTCGGTGTCCAGTCCGGCCTGGGCCTCGGTTCCTTCCCGTCGATCGTCGAGCTGCTCAGGTCCATCGAGACCCATCTCGTCGAGGGTTTCCGTCGGGTCAGGATCAGGATTTCACCCGGCAGCGACGTCGAGGTGGTCCGGGCCGTACGCCAGCATTTCGGCGACATCCCGCTGATGGTGGACGCCAATGGCGCCTATTCGTCCCGGGACATCGACGTGCTCCGCGCGCTCGACGAGTTCGACCTGCTCATGATCGAGCAGCCGATGAAGCCCGGGGACATCGAGGGCATGATCGCGCTACAGGGCCAGATCTCGACGCCGATCTGCATCGACGAGTCCGCCGGGACGATGGAGCAGACGACGGAGGCGATCCGCCTTGGAGCCTGCCGGATCGTGAACCTCAAGATCCAGCGGGTCGGCGGACTCGGCCCGGCCAGGGCCATCCACGACCTGTGCTTCCAGCACGGAATCGCCTGCTGGGTCGGTTCGACGCCCGAGCTCGGGCTGGGCCAGTCTTTCGGGCTCCACCTCGCGACGCTGGCCAACTGCAAGTATCCGACGGGCGTGCAGCCCTCCGCCCGCTGGTTCGTGGACGACTGCATCGCGCCGGCCCTGGAACTCTCGTCGCCCGGCCTCTTCTCCATACCCCAGCGACCGGGCGTCGGGTACCAGGTCGATCAGCAGAAATTGCGTCGCTATCAGGTCCGACAGGCCGAATTCACCTCCCGGACGACGGGCTGA
- a CDS encoding YkgJ family cysteine cluster protein — MAKKTPKLPWYEDGLSFSCTRCGNCCTGAPGYVWVTPEEIEAISAIRGEPVDDFSRRFVRQVGTHYSLTERPGGDCILWDPAIGCTVYEARPVQCRTWPFWPENVESPGDWERVKKGCPGAGQGRHYSRSEIVESIGMVRQ, encoded by the coding sequence ATGGCGAAGAAGACGCCAAAACTGCCCTGGTATGAGGATGGACTGTCATTCTCCTGCACGCGTTGCGGCAACTGCTGTACCGGTGCGCCGGGTTACGTCTGGGTCACTCCCGAGGAAATCGAGGCCATCTCCGCGATCCGCGGCGAGCCGGTCGACGACTTCTCCCGTCGTTTCGTGAGGCAGGTCGGCACCCATTACAGCCTGACGGAGCGTCCCGGCGGAGACTGCATCCTCTGGGATCCGGCGATCGGCTGCACCGTCTACGAGGCGCGGCCGGTCCAGTGCCGCACCTGGCCCTTCTGGCCGGAAAACGTGGAGAGTCCCGGTGATTGGGAGCGAGTCAAGAAGGGCTGTCCCGGTGCCGGGCAGGGACGTCACTACTCCCGGTCGGAGATCGTCGAGTCCATCGGCATGGTGCGCCAATGA
- a CDS encoding HU family DNA-binding protein, producing the protein MTKKEIVKKISEEIGLTQLKTKDIVQRTLDAIIQTLVSEGRIELRNFGVFEVKRRAPRKARNPRTGDKVYVPSKNVVTFKPGKEMEELVRKMNPDNLPLLEEGSDADVDNIGPVEPVAEPHAQTSAD; encoded by the coding sequence GTGACCAAGAAAGAAATCGTCAAGAAGATCTCCGAAGAGATCGGGCTGACGCAGCTCAAGACCAAAGACATCGTCCAGCGGACGCTCGACGCGATCATCCAGACCCTGGTCTCCGAAGGGCGGATCGAGCTACGCAATTTCGGCGTGTTCGAAGTCAAGCGTCGAGCCCCGCGCAAGGCCAGGAATCCGAGGACCGGGGATAAAGTCTACGTGCCTTCCAAGAACGTGGTCACGTTCAAGCCGGGGAAGGAGATGGAAGAACTGGTACGAAAGATGAATCCCGACAATCTTCCCCTATTGGAAGAGGGCTCCGATGCCGATGTAGATAACATCGGACCCGTCGAGCCCGTCGCCGAGCCCCACGCCCAGACCTCCGCCGACTGA
- a CDS encoding alpha/beta hydrolase, with product MSSGSRALRRLTLFSAILASLAATAYAGVSLLTAERLTRATNHPHRIDPAQLGAGARPWSARTEDGLTLRGWYLPTKERRHLIILVHGMWSSWVEMAALGCDLHAGGYDVLLFDLRGHGQSDPTRLTMGRRERGDIRAVMGWAEREGFDRDRIGWLGYSMGASTVLLEAAQNPDIRVAVMDSPYGDLPDILGSQLSKHSRLPAWFNPGILAAARWVYGVRTDDLIPIRAARSWGGRPLLLIHGEADSIVPLRQAYQLAGAAGATCLTTTLPGVEHVGAYESDPEGYLSLIETFFASHLRP from the coding sequence ATGTCGAGCGGATCCCGCGCCCTGCGGCGCCTCACACTGTTCTCGGCGATCCTAGCTTCCTTGGCGGCGACCGCTTACGCGGGAGTTTCGCTCCTGACGGCCGAGCGGCTGACGCGTGCCACGAACCATCCGCACAGGATCGATCCGGCCCAACTCGGTGCCGGCGCGCGGCCTTGGTCGGCCAGGACGGAGGACGGGCTGACGCTGCGAGGCTGGTATCTGCCCACGAAGGAACGGAGGCATCTGATCATCCTGGTCCACGGCATGTGGAGCTCGTGGGTGGAGATGGCAGCCCTCGGCTGCGACCTCCATGCCGGCGGATATGACGTCCTCCTCTTCGACCTCCGGGGCCACGGCCAGAGCGACCCGACGCGGCTGACGATGGGTCGTCGCGAGAGGGGCGACATCCGGGCCGTGATGGGCTGGGCCGAGCGCGAGGGCTTCGACCGCGACCGGATCGGCTGGCTCGGCTACTCGATGGGGGCGTCCACGGTGCTCCTCGAGGCGGCCCAGAACCCGGACATCCGGGTGGCCGTCATGGACAGTCCATACGGCGACCTGCCGGATATCCTCGGCAGCCAGCTCAGCAAGCACAGCCGACTGCCCGCCTGGTTCAACCCCGGCATCCTCGCCGCCGCTCGCTGGGTATACGGGGTGCGGACGGACGACCTGATCCCGATTCGCGCCGCCCGGTCCTGGGGAGGCCGTCCCCTCCTGCTCATCCATGGCGAGGCCGACTCGATCGTCCCGCTGCGCCAGGCGTATCAGCTCGCCGGTGCGGCCGGGGCGACCTGCCTGACGACCACGCTGCCGGGGGTGGAGCACGTGGGCGCGTACGAATCCGATCCCGAGGGCTATCTCTCCCTCATCGAGACCTTCTTCGCGAGTCATCTCAGACCTTGA
- the lpxA gene encoding acyl-ACP--UDP-N-acetylglucosamine O-acyltransferase, whose protein sequence is MSLTYSEQIHSTAIIDPDAILAPDVQVGPYAVIEGPVQIGPGCIISAHACLTGPLVMGRDNLIGHGAVLGKSPQHRGYRDEPTSLEIGDSNVIREFVTIHRGTVQGRGVTTIGDRNMLMVGAHLGHDSQVGNGCTIVNNALVAGHVRLEDDCILSGHTAVQQRVRVGRLAMLGGLGASSKDIPPFILQQGYNCVTGLNLVGMRRAGFSSESINAMRQVFRILYREGRPLSGALERIEGDFGHIDEVKEFVDFIRGSKIGINPARSQDRESFDIH, encoded by the coding sequence ATGTCGCTCACGTATTCCGAGCAGATCCATTCCACGGCGATCATCGATCCCGACGCGATCCTGGCGCCCGATGTTCAGGTCGGACCTTACGCAGTCATCGAGGGACCTGTCCAGATTGGCCCCGGATGCATCATCTCGGCACACGCCTGCTTGACCGGCCCCCTGGTCATGGGCCGCGACAACCTGATCGGTCATGGGGCCGTGCTCGGCAAGAGCCCTCAACACCGAGGCTACCGGGATGAGCCCACGAGCCTGGAGATCGGCGACTCCAACGTCATCCGGGAGTTCGTCACCATTCATCGAGGGACCGTCCAGGGCAGGGGGGTGACCACCATCGGCGACCGCAACATGCTGATGGTCGGCGCGCACCTCGGGCACGACAGCCAGGTCGGCAACGGCTGCACCATCGTGAACAATGCCCTGGTGGCCGGCCACGTGCGGCTCGAGGACGACTGCATCCTCTCCGGCCATACCGCGGTGCAGCAGCGGGTGCGGGTGGGGAGGCTCGCCATGCTGGGAGGCCTCGGGGCGTCCTCCAAGGACATCCCCCCGTTCATCCTCCAGCAGGGATACAACTGCGTGACCGGCCTGAATCTGGTCGGGATGCGGCGCGCCGGCTTCTCGTCGGAGTCCATCAACGCGATGAGGCAGGTCTTCCGCATCCTGTACCGGGAGGGCAGGCCCCTCTCCGGCGCCCTGGAACGCATCGAGGGGGACTTCGGTCACATCGACGAAGTGAAGGAATTCGTCGACTTCATCCGGGGCTCGAAGATCGGGATCAACCCGGCGCGGTCGCAGGATCGCGAAAGCTTCGATATTCACTGA
- a CDS encoding anti-sigma factor: protein MQPGPEQRLSPEERGNLTAYLDGELAEIEARSIATKLSLSQTARRELDSLKRTWELLERLPRPPASPNFPERTLDSIRAVDAPTSAWARDTSFLARQALKLCLCLLVIAAAASTGFVLIRNSLPDPAERLERDRLLAEHLDEYQEIGSFDFLDELVRSREFGDER, encoded by the coding sequence ATGCAGCCCGGTCCCGAGCAACGACTGAGTCCCGAGGAGCGGGGGAACCTGACCGCCTACCTCGACGGTGAGCTCGCCGAGATCGAGGCCCGCTCGATCGCGACCAAGTTGAGCCTGAGCCAGACGGCGAGGCGGGAGCTGGACTCCCTGAAGCGGACGTGGGAGCTGCTCGAGCGCCTCCCGCGTCCTCCTGCATCCCCGAACTTCCCCGAGCGGACCCTGGATTCGATCAGGGCGGTCGATGCGCCCACGTCGGCCTGGGCCCGGGACACGTCCTTCCTTGCTCGCCAGGCACTGAAACTTTGCCTCTGCCTGCTCGTCATCGCTGCCGCGGCCTCGACCGGATTCGTCCTGATTCGCAATTCCTTGCCCGACCCCGCCGAGCGACTCGAGCGAGACCGGTTGCTCGCCGAGCACCTGGACGAATACCAGGAGATCGGCTCGTTCGATTTCCTCGACGAGCTGGTCCGGTCGAGGGAATTCGGAGACGAACGCTAG
- the ribD gene encoding bifunctional diaminohydroxyphosphoribosylaminopyrimidine deaminase/5-amino-6-(5-phosphoribosylamino)uracil reductase RibD: MSDQTWMAIALDEAEKGRGLVEPNPVVGAVIVKDGREVGRGHHARFGGPHAEVAALAVAGQEARGATLFVTLEPCCHHGKTPPCTDAILEAGIAKVVVSARDPFPRVNGGGLDRLRAAGVTVELGLLGDRAARQNAPFFKRVYTGHPYVIAKWAMTLDGKVAAATGDSRWISGEASRAEVHRVRGRMDAILVGIGTALADDPQLTVRPPGPRTPLRVILDGEARIPVESRLVSTSRSVPVLVAVTGRAAADRCRALTDAGCEVLSLPSESSRIPVVPLLSKLGERGMTNILVEGGGRILGAFLDAGQIDEVDAFLAPMLEGGDHASTAIRGRGVLRMPDSTRLEGVSYSQVGPDLRVRGWLDQPWRARLKDLVQSPGDDRS; encoded by the coding sequence GTGTCCGACCAGACGTGGATGGCGATCGCCCTTGACGAGGCCGAGAAAGGGCGAGGGCTCGTCGAGCCCAACCCCGTCGTGGGAGCCGTCATCGTCAAGGACGGGCGTGAGGTCGGCCGCGGCCATCATGCCCGCTTCGGAGGCCCTCATGCCGAGGTCGCGGCCTTGGCCGTCGCGGGCCAAGAGGCGAGGGGGGCCACGCTCTTCGTGACACTGGAGCCCTGCTGCCACCACGGCAAGACGCCGCCCTGCACGGATGCGATCCTCGAGGCGGGCATTGCGAAGGTGGTCGTCAGCGCGCGTGACCCCTTCCCCCGCGTGAACGGGGGTGGGCTCGATCGACTCCGAGCGGCCGGGGTGACGGTGGAACTCGGCCTCCTAGGGGACCGCGCCGCGAGGCAGAATGCTCCCTTCTTCAAGCGGGTCTATACCGGGCACCCCTACGTGATCGCCAAGTGGGCGATGACGCTGGACGGCAAGGTTGCGGCGGCCACCGGCGATAGCCGTTGGATCTCCGGCGAGGCCTCCCGGGCCGAGGTCCACCGCGTTCGGGGACGCATGGACGCGATTCTCGTCGGCATCGGCACGGCCCTCGCGGATGATCCCCAGTTGACCGTCCGCCCCCCGGGCCCACGCACGCCGCTGCGTGTCATCCTGGACGGTGAGGCGCGAATCCCGGTCGAGAGCCGACTCGTGTCCACGTCGCGAAGCGTCCCCGTACTCGTCGCGGTCACGGGGCGGGCCGCGGCAGACCGGTGCCGTGCGCTGACCGACGCCGGCTGTGAAGTCCTGAGCCTGCCCTCGGAGAGTTCCCGCATTCCGGTCGTTCCCCTCCTCTCCAAGCTGGGAGAGCGCGGGATGACCAACATCCTCGTCGAGGGGGGCGGGAGGATCCTCGGGGCGTTCCTCGACGCCGGGCAGATTGACGAGGTCGATGCCTTCCTCGCGCCGATGCTGGAGGGCGGAGACCACGCAAGCACCGCGATCCGCGGCCGGGGGGTCCTGCGAATGCCCGATTCGACGAGGCTGGAAGGAGTTTCGTACTCCCAGGTCGGCCCCGACCTGCGGGTCCGGGGTTGGCTGGATCAACCCTGGCGAGCGAGATTGAAGGACCTGGTCCAGTCGCCGGGGGACGATCGCTCTTGA
- a CDS encoding redox-sensing transcriptional repressor Rex, translating to MKDLGREPEHVKMAPRVVVGRVSLYLRQLEAFQRQGYTTISSSQLGAPLSIKNAQVRKDLACFGQFGHPGVGYRIDDLIGALRRALGIDRDWPLAVIGLGNLGRALLGYRGFRTRRFKIVAIFDSDPAKVGQVYEGLTVEPLENLKKAATSGKIHLGLLCVPAESAQRVADQMVHAGITGILNFAPVPLTVPPQVNVVTVDLSVQLENLAYKVLKGQEGLLARGTLPALVGDR from the coding sequence GTGAAAGACCTGGGACGCGAGCCCGAGCACGTGAAGATGGCCCCGCGTGTGGTCGTCGGACGTGTGAGCCTGTATCTTCGTCAGCTCGAGGCGTTCCAGCGTCAAGGCTATACGACCATCTCGAGCAGCCAGCTCGGCGCGCCGCTGTCGATCAAGAATGCGCAGGTCCGCAAGGACCTCGCCTGCTTCGGGCAATTCGGCCACCCGGGGGTGGGATACCGAATCGACGACCTGATCGGTGCGCTGAGGCGGGCCCTGGGGATCGATCGTGACTGGCCTCTGGCCGTCATCGGGCTGGGGAACCTGGGCCGCGCCTTGCTCGGCTATCGCGGCTTCCGTACGCGCCGATTCAAGATCGTCGCCATCTTCGACAGCGATCCCGCGAAAGTCGGCCAAGTCTACGAGGGACTGACCGTCGAGCCGCTCGAGAATCTCAAGAAGGCGGCGACTTCGGGCAAGATCCATCTCGGACTGCTTTGCGTGCCCGCCGAGTCCGCGCAGCGGGTTGCCGACCAGATGGTCCATGCCGGCATCACGGGCATTCTGAATTTCGCACCCGTCCCCCTCACGGTCCCGCCGCAGGTCAACGTGGTCACCGTCGACCTGAGCGTCCAGCTGGAGAACCTGGCCTACAAGGTCCTGAAGGGCCAGGAAGGCCTGCTCGCCAGGGGAACCCTTCCCGCGCTGGTCGGCGATCGCTAG